The following nucleotide sequence is from Paucidesulfovibrio longus DSM 6739.
ACAACATCTTCTTCCTCACGGGCCTGAAGACCGTCACCGCGGGCCGGGCCTCCCTGATCATCGCGGGCAACCCCGCGCTCATCGCGGTGCTGGCCGCCATCTTCTTCAAGGAGCCCTTCGGACGGGTCAAGATCCTGGGGCTGGCCCTGTCCATCCTCGGCGCGCTGGTGGTCATCTCGCGCGGCGAGCTGGGCGCGATCATGGGCCAGGTCAAGATCGGCGACCTGTTCATCTTCGGCTGCGTCTTCGCCTGGAGCAGCTACACCGTGCTCGGCAAGAAGGTCATGAACGGCCTCTCGCCCGTGGCCGCCGTGACCTGGTCCTGCCTCGCGGGCATGCTTTATCTCTTCCCCCTGGCCCTGCGCGAGGGGCTGGCCGCCAACCTCGCCGCCGCCAACAGCGTGGAATGGGCGAGCATGGCCTACCTGGGCGTGTTCGGCACAGGCGTGGGCTTCTCCTGGTACTACCAGGGCGTGAAGACCCTGGGCGCGGGCCGCGCCGGAGTCTTCATCAACCTCGTGCCCGTCAACGCCGTGCTCATGGGCTGGCTGCTGCTCGGCGAAGCCGTGGACCTCTCCCTGGCCATCGGCGCGGCGCTGATCTTCACGGGCGTGTATCTCGTCAACCGCCCGGCCCGCCGCGACCACGCGCACGCCCAGGCCGCAACGCACCAGCCGGACCCCGCGCCTATCGCGCGCTGACCGCTCCGGCTCGTCCGCGACTCGTCCGCGACAAAGCCGCAATATGGCCGCACGGCAGCAACGCCTGCGGCCTTTTGCTTTTCCGCAGGCATGCAAGCTTGGCCCCTGCTCGACCTGTCTGCCCCCGCCTGTCTGCCCCCGCCTGCCTGCCCCCGCCTGCCTGCCCCCGCCTGCCTGCCCCGAAATTCAAATTTTTTGCCCACCACCGCCCCCCCGGCAACGCTGACCCCCCGCGAAATCACCGCCGCCAAGCCAGGACACGGCAGGCCGCGCTCCGAAGTTTACATTTTTTCTTATTATATCACAGCATCTTATAGCCGGACTGCACGACTCAAGCTCCCGGCGCGCGAAAATTTGTACCTGAACAAGGCGCTCTGCTCCCACGTTCAAGATTTTTTACCAAAAAACTCTGCCAGCCCGGCATGGGC
It contains:
- a CDS encoding DMT family transporter, encoding MLGTYLRLVATMTLWGGTFIAGRLLADIGPATASLMRFAVASLFMLALCWRLEGRAPRLSRGQIVPVLLLGLTGIFLYNIFFLTGLKTVTAGRASLIIAGNPALIAVLAAIFFKEPFGRVKILGLALSILGALVVISRGELGAIMGQVKIGDLFIFGCVFAWSSYTVLGKKVMNGLSPVAAVTWSCLAGMLYLFPLALREGLAANLAAANSVEWASMAYLGVFGTGVGFSWYYQGVKTLGAGRAGVFINLVPVNAVLMGWLLLGEAVDLSLAIGAALIFTGVYLVNRPARRDHAHAQAATHQPDPAPIAR